TCCCTAACTTTCCTATAAAAATTTTAATTTCCGAATGGATGCACGCTTGTCCAACCGGCCTGTTCTGAAAATGAAAAGGGCCGTAGAAAAACCACCTTGCATCCTTCACTGTCTAGCATATTCAGATAGAGGACAAGTGCTACTAAAATAGTACGATCACCTATTAAGTGTTGCAAAAACAGTACTGTATCCCCTTTTATGACCGCCATAGATCTATAATCATAGATAGCTGCTATACCCATAATTTGAGAACACATAAAGGCTGACCTTATTAAAGGCCAGCCTATTTAATAATATCGATGCAATCCCTAAATAAAGCTTTGTTCCCTAAGACCGTCGCCTGCAATATAAATACATTAACAGGACTGAACCAGGAGATGAATAATGGTAGAAATGATTCCAGGTAAACTGTATATTGGTGGTCTAATCAGGAGTGAAGATTGGGGATTTATTCAACAGAATATCACAGCCATTATTAACTTAAGAACAACTCCGGATGATCCTCCGTTTGACTTTTCTGGACGTGTAATGATTTGGGCTCCGTTGACGGTATATTATGCTCCGGATATCCAGTGGGTAGTAAAAATGATGAACCAAATGAACCAATTGCTTGATTCAGGGTACCGTATTCTCGTTCATGATACAGCTGGCTATCAGCGTTTGGGATTTTTTATAACCGCCTTTTTTATGCAGAGATTTAACCTAGAGCGTGATCAGGCACTTGCAATGGTGCGGCAAAGAAAACCTGATCTAGATCCCCCTCCAAATTACATGGAGCTATTAAAATCATATGGTGTTTATCTAAAACAACAATAAGGTGCCAGGCACCTCCCTTACACACTTGTGTAATGAGTGGTGCCTGGCACCTTTAAATGGTGGCACCTTTAAAATAATTAGCGGTTTCGAGCATCAATTACTGTGCAT
This genomic stretch from Fictibacillus marinisediminis harbors:
- a CDS encoding dual specificity protein phosphatase family protein — protein: MVEMIPGKLYIGGLIRSEDWGFIQQNITAIINLRTTPDDPPFDFSGRVMIWAPLTVYYAPDIQWVVKMMNQMNQLLDSGYRILVHDTAGYQRLGFFITAFFMQRFNLERDQALAMVRQRKPDLDPPPNYMELLKSYGVYLKQQ